In Nitrosospira briensis C-128, a genomic segment contains:
- the ychF gene encoding redox-regulated ATPase YchF — protein sequence MSLKCGIVGLPNVGKSTLFNALTKAGIAAENYPFCTIEPNIGIVEVPDQRLAKLSAIVKPQKIQPAIVEFVDIAGLVAGASKGEGLGNKFLATIRETDGIVNMVRCFVNDNVVHVAGSVDPVSDIETIQTELALADLATVEKTLQRETKLAKSGAKEAIKLVTLLEMTQAHLDQGKPVRNLGLDKEQQQLLKPLCLLTAKPAIYVANVDEKGFTGNPLLERVQEYAAREGAPVVVICAALEAEIAEMPDEDKQIFLDDMNLEEPGLNRLVRAAYQLLGLQTYFTAGVKEVRAWTISKGDTAPQAAAVIHTDFEKGFIRAEVIAYDDFIACKGEQGAKEAGKMRLEGKEYVVKDGDVMHFRFNV from the coding sequence ATGAGCCTGAAATGCGGTATCGTTGGGTTGCCCAACGTAGGGAAATCAACTCTATTCAATGCGCTGACCAAAGCGGGCATCGCCGCCGAAAACTATCCCTTCTGCACCATTGAGCCTAATATCGGCATAGTCGAGGTGCCTGATCAGCGCTTGGCCAAACTCAGCGCGATCGTCAAACCGCAAAAGATCCAGCCGGCCATCGTCGAGTTCGTCGATATCGCCGGCCTTGTGGCGGGGGCATCCAAGGGCGAAGGGTTGGGCAACAAGTTTCTGGCCACCATCCGTGAAACTGATGGAATCGTCAACATGGTACGCTGCTTCGTCAATGACAACGTCGTGCACGTCGCCGGCAGTGTTGATCCGGTGTCGGACATTGAGACGATACAGACCGAACTGGCGCTGGCCGATCTCGCTACCGTCGAAAAGACATTGCAACGCGAAACCAAGCTGGCCAAGTCCGGCGCCAAGGAGGCCATCAAGCTGGTGACGCTGCTGGAAATGACGCAGGCACACCTTGATCAGGGCAAGCCCGTCAGGAACCTTGGGCTGGACAAGGAACAACAGCAATTGCTGAAGCCGCTCTGCCTGCTGACCGCCAAACCGGCCATTTACGTGGCAAATGTTGACGAAAAAGGATTCACCGGCAATCCGCTGCTTGAACGCGTACAGGAATACGCCGCGCGCGAGGGCGCGCCTGTGGTGGTGATATGCGCAGCCCTGGAAGCGGAAATTGCGGAGATGCCCGACGAGGACAAGCAAATCTTCCTGGACGACATGAACCTGGAGGAACCAGGGCTGAATCGGCTGGTCCGCGCTGCGTACCAGTTGCTCGGCCTGCAAACCTATTTCACTGCCGGCGTGAAAGAAGTGCGCGCCTGGACCATATCAAAAGGGGATACCGCTCCTCAGGCCGCCGCCGTCATTCATACCGATTTCGAGAAAGGCTTCATCCGCGCCGAGGTCATCGCTTATGATGACTTTATCGCGTGCAAGGGTGAGCAGGGAGCCAAGGAGGCCGGAAAAATGCGACTGGAAGGCAAGGAGTATGTGGTCAAGGATGGAGATGTGATGCACTTTCGGTTTAACGTCTAG
- the pth gene encoding aminoacyl-tRNA hydrolase has product MKLIVGLGNPGKEYAATRHNAGTWWIYRLADELRITLKAEARFHGLCARVGQGDSELWLLNPQTYMNASGKAVAALCRFYKIQPEEILIVHDELDLPPGTSRLKLDGGLGGHNGLKDIAAHLATREFWRLRIGIGHPGDRNAVVNYVLQPPRKEEAALIDEAIHRSLAVWPLIAEGNCQAAMMKLHTKSSKE; this is encoded by the coding sequence ATGAAACTCATCGTCGGCTTGGGAAACCCCGGTAAGGAATATGCGGCAACGCGCCACAATGCAGGGACCTGGTGGATATACCGGTTGGCGGATGAGTTGCGTATCACGTTAAAAGCAGAAGCGCGGTTTCATGGCTTGTGCGCGCGCGTCGGCCAAGGCGATTCGGAATTGTGGCTGCTCAATCCCCAGACCTACATGAATGCCAGTGGAAAAGCCGTCGCCGCTTTATGTCGTTTTTACAAAATCCAGCCCGAGGAAATTCTCATAGTCCATGACGAACTGGATTTGCCGCCGGGCACCTCCAGGCTGAAACTGGATGGCGGACTGGGCGGACACAATGGTTTGAAGGATATTGCCGCGCATCTTGCCACTCGGGAATTCTGGCGCCTGCGCATTGGCATCGGCCACCCCGGCGACAGAAATGCGGTGGTAAATTACGTCTTGCAGCCGCCGCGCAAGGAAGAAGCGGCACTGATAGACGAGGCTATCCACCGCAGCCTGGCGGTCTGGCCGCTCATCGCGGAAGGAAATTGTCAGGCTGCCATGATGAAATTGCATACCAAAAGTAGTAAAGAATGA
- a CDS encoding 50S ribosomal protein L25/general stress protein Ctc, with protein MQIEISARKRVLQGKGASRRLRGSGVVPGIIYGGENPAQAIELDHNNLYHKLKLEAFHASILSMDVEGQKEPVLLRDIQMHPFKLQVLHIDFQRVDPNKKIHMKVPLHFVNADIAPGVKLSGGIVSHVLTELDISCLPKDLPEFISVDLAELASGNTLHLSDLKLPEGVEIPALAKGDNLPVATIVIPRGVAAEEAAVVAAGDIPTTVQKKEAPKEAEKKDSGKKDAGKKK; from the coding sequence ATGCAAATTGAAATCAGCGCCAGAAAGCGCGTACTGCAGGGCAAAGGTGCGAGCCGCCGCCTGCGTGGTTCCGGGGTCGTCCCGGGAATCATCTACGGCGGAGAAAACCCGGCCCAGGCAATCGAGCTGGATCATAATAATCTTTATCATAAGCTCAAGCTCGAAGCCTTCCATGCCTCCATCCTGTCCATGGATGTGGAAGGCCAGAAAGAACCGGTTCTATTACGCGATATCCAGATGCACCCATTCAAGCTTCAGGTGTTGCATATCGATTTCCAGCGCGTCGACCCGAACAAGAAAATACACATGAAAGTGCCGCTGCACTTCGTTAACGCCGACATTGCCCCTGGAGTGAAACTCTCCGGCGGGATCGTCAGCCACGTGCTTACCGAACTGGACATTTCCTGCTTACCCAAGGATCTGCCTGAATTCATTTCGGTTGATCTGGCCGAGCTAGCCTCAGGAAACACGCTGCATCTGAGCGATCTCAAGCTGCCGGAAGGCGTGGAAATCCCAGCGCTCGCCAAGGGCGACAATTTGCCTGTAGCGACCATCGTCATTCCGCGGGGAGTGGCCGCAGAAGAAGCAGCGGTCGTGGCCGCGGGCGATATCCCGACAACGGTACAGAAGAAAGAAGCTCCAAAGGAAGCGGAGAAAAAGGATTCTGGCAAGAAGGATGCGGGAAAGAAGAAATAA
- a CDS encoding ribose-phosphate pyrophosphokinase: MAYDSLMVFTGNANPKLAQDVVRHLNIRIGRATVGRFSDGEVMVEILDNVRGKDVFVLQSTCMPTNDTLVELLVLVDALKRASAGRITAAIPYFGYARQDRRPRSVRVPITAKVVANMLTTVGIDRLLTMDLHSDQIQGFFDIPVDNIYSMPILLGDLWKNDYQNLVVVSPDVGGVVRARQMAKRLECDLAIIDKRRPKFNVAKVMNIIGEVDGRTCVIMDDMVDTANTLCEAARALKEQGAERVLAYCTHPVLSGNAVERIENSALDKLVVTDTIPLREDAKACARIHQLSVASLLGETMLRISNEDSVSSLFME, encoded by the coding sequence ATGGCCTACGATAGCTTGATGGTTTTTACCGGCAACGCCAATCCCAAGCTGGCGCAGGATGTGGTGCGGCATCTGAATATCCGTATTGGCCGTGCGACGGTGGGTCGCTTCAGCGACGGCGAGGTAATGGTGGAAATCCTCGATAACGTCCGGGGCAAGGATGTATTCGTTTTGCAATCCACCTGCATGCCTACCAACGATACGCTGGTAGAGCTGCTGGTCCTGGTGGATGCGCTGAAGCGGGCCTCTGCCGGGCGAATTACGGCGGCGATACCTTATTTCGGCTATGCCCGCCAGGATAGAAGGCCGCGTTCGGTGCGGGTGCCAATCACCGCCAAAGTGGTGGCGAACATGCTGACCACCGTCGGGATAGATCGATTGTTGACCATGGATCTGCATTCGGACCAGATTCAGGGATTTTTCGATATTCCCGTGGACAATATTTATAGCATGCCGATCCTGCTGGGCGATCTTTGGAAAAACGATTACCAGAATCTGGTAGTGGTTTCTCCCGATGTGGGCGGCGTGGTGCGGGCCAGACAGATGGCAAAACGCCTGGAATGTGATCTGGCAATCATCGATAAGCGCCGCCCGAAATTTAACGTTGCAAAGGTAATGAACATAATCGGCGAGGTTGATGGGCGTACCTGCGTAATCATGGATGACATGGTGGATACGGCCAACACCCTGTGTGAGGCGGCCAGGGCTTTAAAGGAGCAAGGGGCGGAGCGTGTACTCGCTTATTGCACCCATCCGGTACTGTCGGGCAATGCCGTGGAACGCATCGAGAATTCCGCCCTTGACAAATTGGTGGTCACCGACACGATTCCATTACGGGAGGACGCCAAAGCCTGTGCCCGTATCCATCAGTTGAGCGTGGCAAGTCTGTTGGGGGAAACGATGCTGAGGATCAGCAATGAAGATTCGGTAAGTTCACTGTTCATGGAATAA
- the ispE gene encoding 4-(cytidine 5'-diphospho)-2-C-methyl-D-erythritol kinase yields the protein MTRLACPAPAKLNLFLHVVGRREDGYHLLQTVFRLLDFSDQLHLAPRKDGLVKLHTPTPGVPEDKDLCVRAARLLQQESGISLGVDIFLEKRIPMGGGLGGGSSDAATTLLGLNRLWGLGWKKSRLLELGLKLGADVPVFIFGTNAFAEGIGEALSAIALPVAWYLVLTPPVHVPTMQVFSSEELTRNTIPIKIPPFSIEHGHNDLEPVVCRLYPEVARHLEWLKQLDGPRITAMTGSGACVFAEFATERAARSALSQVPSGMNGFVAQGLDHHPMHDFAE from the coding sequence ATGACCAGACTTGCCTGCCCTGCGCCCGCCAAACTTAATCTGTTCCTGCATGTAGTCGGACGTCGGGAGGATGGCTATCACCTGTTGCAAACCGTGTTCCGATTGCTGGATTTCTCGGATCAGCTTCATTTGGCGCCACGGAAAGACGGCTTGGTAAAGTTGCATACGCCAACGCCCGGTGTACCCGAAGACAAGGATCTGTGTGTGCGTGCTGCAAGGTTGCTGCAACAGGAAAGCGGCATTTCTCTGGGTGTCGATATCTTTCTGGAAAAGCGTATTCCGATGGGAGGTGGGTTGGGAGGCGGCAGTTCCGATGCGGCCACGACATTGCTGGGGCTCAACCGTTTGTGGGGCCTGGGCTGGAAAAAGAGCCGGCTATTGGAACTAGGGCTCAAGCTGGGCGCGGACGTGCCGGTATTCATCTTCGGAACGAATGCTTTTGCTGAAGGCATAGGCGAAGCGCTTTCGGCTATCGCCTTGCCGGTTGCATGGTATCTGGTCCTGACCCCACCGGTGCACGTGCCGACCATGCAGGTTTTTAGCAGCGAGGAATTGACACGAAACACAATCCCAATCAAAATACCGCCCTTTTCCATCGAGCACGGGCATAATGATCTGGAACCGGTGGTATGCCGGCTATATCCCGAGGTGGCGCGCCATCTTGAATGGCTGAAGCAGCTCGATGGCCCTCGGATAACTGCGATGACGGGCTCGGGCGCTTGCGTATTTGCGGAGTTCGCCACAGAGCGGGCAGCAAGGTCGGCGCTATCGCAAGTTCCATCCGGTATGAATGGTTTTGTAGCACAGGGACTGGATCATCATCCCATGCATGATTTTGCGGAATAG
- the lolB gene encoding lipoprotein insertase outer membrane protein LolB, with protein MSHSGIATMRSVIRVSSSLKQDFVFSWQVFIFCIPFIPVFFSGCATLSTHAPKNAVRTIVTEPVAGLTNAISADFGLIGRVSVKGGKESFSGGVQWHHSGGGDEILLLSPLGQTLAQIQRTAEGVYLTTSEHKRYYATDVESLTEQALGWRLPLMGLQYWVQSLNAPTTASAIDLDMDGSVVAIRQDGWEIDYSGHAPVALARTGQSGTTYPRLLVLRRNGLQIKLIVDNWNPGDR; from the coding sequence ATGAGTCATTCTGGTATTGCGACGATGCGGTCGGTAATCCGGGTGAGTTCGTCGTTAAAACAAGACTTCGTTTTCTCCTGGCAGGTTTTTATATTCTGCATACCGTTCATACCGGTTTTTTTTTCGGGGTGCGCCACTCTCAGCACTCATGCTCCCAAAAATGCCGTCCGCACTATCGTTACCGAACCTGTTGCCGGGTTGACCAACGCGATATCAGCAGATTTCGGGCTCATTGGCAGGGTATCGGTGAAGGGCGGCAAAGAAAGTTTCTCAGGTGGAGTACAATGGCATCACAGCGGCGGAGGCGATGAAATTCTTCTGCTCTCCCCATTAGGTCAGACGCTGGCGCAAATTCAGCGCACTGCTGAAGGTGTATACCTGACTACCTCCGAGCACAAGCGTTATTACGCGACTGATGTGGAAAGCCTGACGGAGCAGGCGTTGGGTTGGCGATTGCCCCTCATGGGGTTGCAATACTGGGTACAAAGCCTGAATGCGCCCACTACGGCATCGGCGATAGACCTTGACATGGATGGGTCCGTGGTGGCTATTCGGCAGGACGGATGGGAGATTGACTATTCGGGCCATGCCCCTGTGGCGCTGGCACGAACCGGGCAGTCCGGGACTACGTATCCGAGGTTATTGGTACTCAGGCGAAATGGCCTTCAGATAAAACTCATAGTAGATAACTGGAACCCAGGGGATCGCTGA
- a CDS encoding tetratricopeptide repeat protein — MSFKIFGALPLLLLAACAQFPAKTDVTASNQSQKTGAGQSKLPSQDLTPPMLFDFLLGETAFQRGDPEIATHTYLKLARTTRDPRVAQRATEIALQSRQPVPALEAANIWATLDPDSIGARQTLAALLVNFNRLDEARPHLEKLLASGGNNIDEAFMQLNSLLVRSSDKNATFELVRKLAEPYPKLPEAHFAVSQAAWLANRFDIALAEMRKALALRPEWEMAAIYEGRILARESNASAIRFFERYLETYPKANDTRITYARLLLAEKDYTKARDQFQQLLAENPDNADVAVAVGLLSMELREYGLAESNFKRALELDYRDPGLVRFYLGGIHEKTQDDVTAMEWYRSVTAGTQYLPAQIKYAILLSRKGKTDEALQHLQQLPVTNDQQRAQLMIAEAQLLRESGAYQKAFQLLSKGLEKLPDSPDLLYDRALAAEKIGKYEIMEQDLRKLIQLRPDHAHAYNALGYSLAEHTDRLPEALELIEKAIALSPADPYIMDSLGWVHYRMGNLNQGLSYLRQAFEMAPDPEIAAHLGEVLWMQGKKKEAADVWLSALETHSGNEVLLSTMKKFMK; from the coding sequence ATGAGCTTTAAGATTTTTGGCGCATTGCCGCTGCTTCTCCTCGCTGCCTGTGCGCAGTTTCCTGCCAAGACCGATGTCACGGCGAGCAATCAGTCGCAAAAAACAGGCGCTGGACAGTCGAAATTACCCAGCCAGGACTTGACTCCTCCCATGTTGTTCGATTTCCTGCTGGGAGAGACGGCTTTTCAGCGCGGTGATCCGGAGATCGCTACCCATACTTATCTCAAGCTGGCGAGGACCACGCGCGACCCGCGTGTCGCTCAGAGAGCGACAGAAATCGCCCTTCAATCACGCCAGCCCGTGCCCGCGCTTGAAGCAGCGAACATCTGGGCAACGCTTGATCCGGATTCGATCGGTGCCCGTCAGACGCTGGCAGCGCTGCTGGTCAACTTCAACAGGCTGGACGAAGCCCGGCCCCATCTGGAGAAATTGCTGGCCTCCGGCGGAAACAATATCGATGAGGCTTTTATGCAGTTGAATAGCCTGTTGGTACGCAGCTCGGACAAAAATGCGACATTTGAGCTGGTCAGGAAACTTGCCGAACCTTATCCAAAGCTACCGGAAGCGCATTTCGCCGTGTCTCAGGCAGCGTGGCTCGCCAATCGTTTCGATATTGCGCTGGCAGAGATGAGAAAGGCATTGGCACTTCGCCCGGAGTGGGAGATGGCAGCAATTTATGAGGGCCGAATTCTCGCGCGTGAATCCAATGCCAGCGCTATCAGATTTTTTGAACGCTATCTTGAGACTTATCCCAAGGCCAACGATACGCGCATTACCTACGCCCGGTTATTGCTGGCGGAAAAAGATTACACCAAGGCACGCGACCAATTTCAGCAATTGCTGGCGGAAAATCCGGATAACGCCGATGTCGCCGTGGCTGTAGGTTTGCTTTCGATGGAATTGCGGGAATATGGCTTGGCCGAATCCAATTTCAAGAGAGCGCTGGAGCTGGATTACAGAGATCCGGGCCTGGTGCGTTTTTATCTGGGTGGCATTCATGAAAAAACCCAGGATGATGTCACCGCGATGGAGTGGTATCGCTCGGTAACGGCTGGGACCCAGTATCTTCCGGCACAGATAAAGTATGCCATTCTGCTGAGCAGAAAAGGCAAGACAGATGAGGCTCTACAGCACTTGCAGCAGTTGCCGGTAACGAACGACCAGCAGCGTGCGCAGTTAATGATCGCCGAGGCGCAATTGCTGCGCGAGAGCGGTGCGTACCAGAAAGCGTTCCAATTGCTGAGTAAGGGCCTCGAAAAACTTCCTGATTCTCCCGACCTGCTCTATGACCGCGCGTTGGCAGCGGAAAAAATCGGTAAATACGAAATCATGGAGCAGGATTTGCGTAAGTTGATCCAATTGAGGCCAGATCATGCTCATGCTTACAATGCGCTCGGTTATAGCCTTGCGGAACATACCGACCGCCTGCCGGAAGCGCTCGAACTCATCGAGAAGGCTATCGCCCTTTCTCCTGCTGATCCATACATAATGGATAGCCTGGGTTGGGTGCATTACCGCATGGGCAATCTCAACCAGGGACTCAGTTATCTGAGACAGGCATTCGAAATGGCGCCGGACCCGGAAATTGCGGCGCATCTGGGAGAGGTGCTATGGATGCAGGGGAAAAAGAAAGAGGCGGCAGATGTCTGGCTGTCAGCGCTCGAGACTCATTCTGGTAATGAGGTATTGCTCAGCACAATGAAGAAGTTCATGAAGTAG
- the mutM gene encoding bifunctional DNA-formamidopyrimidine glycosylase/DNA-(apurinic or apyrimidinic site) lyase, translating to MPELPEVEVIRCGIAPHLEGHRVACVTIRNPNLRWPVPSDLGKTLVGATIDKVVRRGKYLLFDCGKGTLILHLGMSGSLRLLPAAAITAPEKHDHADLTLDNGTILRFKDPRRFGAILWTSADAMHHPLLAQLGPEPLTEAFNGFLLYERTRNRSASIKEVLMNSRIVAGVGNIYANEALFRAGINPMTPAGELEVSKCKTLAQAIKETLNLAIEAGGSSLRDFVDSSGNPGYFQQQYWVYHRAGQPCRKCSTNIMQTRQGQRSSFYCPRCQTGRNN from the coding sequence TTGCCTGAACTGCCTGAAGTCGAAGTCATCCGCTGCGGAATCGCGCCCCATCTTGAAGGCCATCGCGTAGCTTGCGTCACGATACGGAATCCAAATCTGCGCTGGCCGGTGCCATCCGATCTGGGAAAAACGCTAGTCGGCGCGACAATCGACAAGGTAGTGCGGCGCGGAAAATACCTCTTGTTCGACTGTGGCAAAGGCACGCTGATCCTGCATCTTGGTATGTCGGGCAGCTTGAGGTTGCTGCCTGCCGCAGCGATAACCGCACCGGAAAAACATGACCATGCCGATCTGACTTTAGATAACGGCACGATTCTCCGCTTCAAGGACCCACGCCGCTTCGGCGCAATACTGTGGACATCGGCTGATGCCATGCACCATCCGTTATTGGCTCAGCTTGGTCCCGAGCCACTCACCGAAGCGTTCAACGGATTCCTGCTATATGAACGGACCCGGAACCGTAGTGCCAGCATCAAGGAAGTGCTGATGAATAGCCGCATCGTCGCCGGTGTCGGCAATATTTACGCGAATGAAGCACTCTTTCGGGCAGGCATCAATCCCATGACACCGGCGGGTGAGCTTGAGGTAAGCAAATGCAAAACCCTGGCACAGGCCATAAAAGAGACACTCAATCTGGCGATTGAAGCGGGCGGCAGCAGCTTGCGCGATTTTGTCGACAGCAGCGGCAATCCCGGCTATTTCCAGCAGCAGTACTGGGTATACCACCGAGCCGGCCAGCCATGCCGTAAATGCAGCACAAATATCATGCAAACCCGGCAGGGCCAGCGTTCAAGCTTTTATTGTCCGCGCTGTCAAACAGGCCGGAATAATTGA
- a CDS encoding carbohydrate porin — protein MLGKTIGSPRHSDTFFLALTLFYLLFSVVPAWAGVTEPDPRAQEEFDFMNLLSKKGLHDLEDERWNAYGQFTYISSWKEAFPASYTNLNGSINSLLPGSERSFSGTATLYLGLKTWQGGEVYFVPEMISMRPLSDLKGLGGAIQNFEMQKGGSETPVYYQSRLFFKQTWGFGGDRIRLDSDPMQLGTTVDSRRLVVRIGNFSVIDFFDKNSYSGDLRRQFLNMAFMTYAAFDFAADARGYTWGMVSEYFHDDWAVRFGHVATSIDPNQLAIDSRIFTYYGQQIELEHKHRLYDRPGSIRILAYRNHENMGKFSDAISAFQSNHNKNATTCTGFNYGSGNAGAPDLCWARKPNDKIGIGINIEQQVADDIGLFFRGMYSDGKTEVFSYTSTDRSISLGVLANGSRWERKKDSLGIGFAAGWISSQHARYLNMGGVDGFVGDGRIKAGAEHVVDIFYSANLLNLPLWVTADYQHITNPGFNADRGPVNIYGMRVHAEF, from the coding sequence GTGCTCGGAAAAACTATTGGAAGCCCCCGGCACAGCGATACTTTTTTTCTGGCGCTTACTCTCTTCTACCTGCTGTTTTCGGTCGTACCGGCATGGGCCGGCGTGACCGAACCGGATCCGCGCGCCCAGGAGGAATTCGATTTCATGAATCTATTGTCGAAAAAGGGATTGCATGATCTGGAGGACGAGCGCTGGAATGCCTATGGTCAGTTCACCTATATTTCCAGTTGGAAGGAGGCATTTCCGGCGTCGTATACAAACCTGAATGGAAGCATCAATTCCCTGTTGCCGGGAAGCGAAAGAAGCTTTAGCGGAACCGCCACGCTGTATCTGGGGCTCAAGACATGGCAGGGTGGAGAAGTTTATTTTGTGCCGGAAATGATATCCATGCGGCCTTTATCGGATCTGAAGGGCTTGGGCGGAGCGATACAGAATTTCGAGATGCAAAAGGGCGGCTCCGAAACGCCTGTCTATTACCAATCAAGATTGTTTTTCAAGCAAACCTGGGGATTTGGCGGGGATCGCATACGACTCGACTCCGATCCGATGCAACTCGGAACAACGGTGGATAGCAGGCGCCTCGTCGTCAGGATCGGCAATTTTAGCGTTATCGATTTCTTCGACAAGAATTCGTACTCGGGCGACCTCCGCCGGCAATTTTTGAACATGGCCTTCATGACATACGCCGCCTTCGATTTTGCCGCGGATGCAAGAGGATATACCTGGGGTATGGTAAGCGAATACTTTCATGATGATTGGGCAGTGCGCTTCGGCCATGTAGCCACTTCCATCGATCCCAACCAGCTCGCTATCGACAGCAGAATATTCACCTATTACGGACAGCAGATAGAGCTCGAGCATAAGCATCGGTTATATGACAGGCCTGGCTCCATACGAATACTGGCTTACAGGAATCATGAAAACATGGGTAAATTCAGTGATGCCATTTCCGCCTTCCAATCCAACCATAACAAAAACGCCACCACCTGCACCGGCTTTAATTATGGATCAGGAAACGCGGGCGCCCCTGATTTATGCTGGGCACGCAAACCCAATGATAAAATAGGCATAGGCATCAATATCGAGCAGCAGGTGGCGGATGATATCGGTTTATTCTTCCGGGGAATGTATAGCGATGGCAAAACCGAAGTGTTTTCCTACACTTCTACCGACAGATCGATCTCGCTGGGTGTTTTGGCCAATGGTTCCCGGTGGGAACGAAAAAAGGATTCATTGGGAATCGGATTTGCCGCAGGCTGGATTTCGAGTCAACATGCCAGATATCTGAACATGGGCGGCGTCGATGGATTTGTCGGCGATGGCCGGATCAAGGCGGGTGCGGAACACGTAGTGGATATTTTTTACAGCGCCAATCTATTGAATTTGCCGCTGTGGGTGACGGCGGATTATCAGCATATTACCAACCCGGGCTTTAATGCGGATCGGGGCCCGGTAAATATCTATGGGATGAGAGTTCATGCCGAGTTTTAG
- the proC gene encoding pyrroline-5-carboxylate reductase translates to MNITFTGGGNMASALIGGLLQQGYLPTRICVVEASAGGRERIKQEFNVEAVAELFQGVANSNVVVLAVKPQQLPAVARELAPLLNNHLVISIAAGICAKDISRWLGGYTRIVRAMPNTPALVGAAVTGLYAMAGVHEAERGDAEAILAAVGSVLWVAHEELLHAVTAVSGSGPAYVFYFIEAMQKAAHELGLDAAQARQLSIDTFVGAARLASQSSEDAATLRARVTSPGGTTERAIRVLEDEGVKSTILRAIHVANERSREMGDEFGKI, encoded by the coding sequence ATGAACATTACTTTCACCGGCGGCGGCAACATGGCCTCCGCCTTGATCGGCGGCCTGTTGCAGCAAGGCTATCTCCCCACCCGGATATGCGTGGTGGAAGCCAGTGCCGGCGGCCGCGAAAGGATAAAGCAAGAATTTAACGTAGAGGCCGTAGCGGAACTCTTCCAAGGCGTAGCCAACAGCAACGTGGTTGTGCTGGCGGTAAAGCCGCAGCAACTACCCGCTGTGGCACGAGAGCTTGCGCCGCTGCTCAACAATCACCTGGTTATTTCTATCGCCGCCGGTATTTGCGCAAAAGATATTTCCCGCTGGCTGGGCGGCTATACACGTATTGTGCGAGCCATGCCCAACACGCCGGCCTTGGTTGGCGCGGCTGTTACCGGCCTATATGCCATGGCTGGCGTGCATGAAGCGGAAAGAGGTGATGCAGAGGCCATACTCGCCGCCGTAGGCTCTGTACTGTGGGTTGCGCATGAGGAATTGCTGCACGCGGTTACAGCCGTCTCCGGTAGCGGTCCGGCTTATGTATTTTATTTCATCGAGGCGATGCAAAAGGCAGCGCATGAACTAGGCCTGGATGCGGCCCAGGCACGGCAGTTGAGTATCGATACTTTCGTCGGCGCTGCAAGGCTTGCAAGCCAGAGCAGTGAAGACGCCGCCACGCTGCGCGCTCGCGTGACATCGCCAGGGGGCACCACCGAACGCGCAATACGAGTTCTTGAAGACGAAGGGGTCAAGAGCACCATCCTGCGGGCGATACATGTCGCGAACGAGCGCTCGCGCGAAATGGGCGATGAGTTTGGCAAAATATAA
- a CDS encoding YggT family protein, whose protein sequence is MLNQMLIFLLDTLLGLFSLVLLLRFYMQLLRAPHRNPLSQFLIAITDFLVRPARRMIPGFGGIDFPTLLLAWLTQLILLAGVYILQGYNFTSTVGLAAGALALLALVEIVKMTLYIIMAAIIIQAVLSWFNPYSALAPVLDSFTRPFLGVIRTRIPPIGNIDLSPLFVLIIIQLLLFIVARTEGEISRLF, encoded by the coding sequence ATGCTCAACCAGATGTTGATATTCCTCCTCGACACCCTTCTCGGGCTGTTTTCCCTGGTGCTGCTGCTGCGTTTTTATATGCAGTTGCTGCGGGCGCCCCACCGTAATCCACTATCGCAATTTCTCATCGCGATTACGGATTTTCTGGTACGACCGGCGCGACGCATGATCCCCGGCTTCGGCGGGATCGATTTCCCCACGCTGCTGCTGGCATGGCTTACGCAGCTCATATTATTGGCGGGCGTGTATATACTTCAGGGGTATAACTTCACCTCGACTGTCGGCCTCGCAGCCGGCGCCCTGGCGCTTCTGGCGCTCGTGGAAATCGTCAAGATGACGCTGTACATCATCATGGCGGCGATAATCATTCAGGCGGTGCTTTCCTGGTTCAATCCTTATAGCGCACTGGCGCCGGTACTCGACAGTTTTACCCGGCCATTCCTCGGGGTTATCCGGACACGCATCCCCCCAATCGGCAACATCGATCTGTCACCACTGTTTGTGCTGATAATTATCCAATTGCTGCTGTTCATAGTGGCGAGGACGGAAGGCGAAATCTCCCGCCTGTTCTGA